The stretch of DNA CAACGATGCGCAGGATTCATCGAACGGGAGAGCGTGCTTGTCTTCGATCGTCTATTCGTGCGTGGTCGAACCGCAGCCGAAGTTCTTGCACCAGCTCTCGATTTGGGCGACGACGCTGATCGAGCTGGCCGGCGTGCGCGCGGACGATCTGTTCGTTCACGTCGTCGGCGGCGACTACGCCGCGGACGTCGCCGACTACGCCGCCGCGCGCGGGATACCGCACGCGGAGGTCGCGCGCTTCGGCGACGGGCGCTACTGCAACAAGCTGCGCCAGCTTCGCAGCGCGCCGCTGCGGCGCTACCCGTTCGTCGCGCTCTGCGACACCGACCTGGCCTTTTGCGAGGCGCTCGAACCGCACCGCGCCGGGCGCGTCGCCGCGAAGATCGTCGACCTGCCGAACCCGCCGTTGGAGCTGCTCGAAGGTTTGTACCGGCGCGCCGGCTTCAGCAACTTCCCCGAGCTCGCACGTTGCACGAACGCGGATGCGTGGACGTTCGCGAACAACTGCAACGGCGGGCTGTACCAAATCGACGCAGAGTTTCTCCGCGAGCTCGCTCCGCGCTGGGAGAAATGGGCGCTCTGGGTGCTGGAGCAGCGCGAGCTGCAAGGCGCGTACGCCGTTCATGCGGATCAGCTCGGGTTCGGTCTGGCGATGTGGGAGCTGGGCGAAAACGTGGCGCCGCTTCCGACGGCGAAGAACTTTCCGACCCATCTTCCGCCGGACAGCTACGCTGCGGACGGCACGGCGCCTGCGATCCTGCACTATCACGACCGGCTCGCGCCGGACGGCATGCTCCTTCCGCTCGGCGTGCCGCGCGCCGACGAGCGCGTTCGGCTGGTGAACGACGTCTTGTCCGCCGAACGGCGCGCGAGCTTCGACAACGCGCGGTTCTGGAACTTTCGCTACCGCGAGCACGCGGCGCTGGGCTCCGGGCTCGGCTCGCGCGGGCGCGCCGCCGACGAGAAGCGGCGTCTTATCGCGAGCGTGATCGCCGTAACGTCGCCGGGCTCGGTGCTCGACGTGGGCTGCGGGGACTTGTTCGTCACCGGCGAGCTCCCGATCGCCG from Candidatus Eremiobacterota bacterium encodes:
- a CDS encoding methyltransferase domain-containing protein, with protein sequence MSSIVYSCVVEPQPKFLHQLSIWATTLIELAGVRADDLFVHVVGGDYAADVADYAAARGIPHAEVARFGDGRYCNKLRQLRSAPLRRYPFVALCDTDLAFCEALEPHRAGRVAAKIVDLPNPPLELLEGLYRRAGFSNFPELARCTNADAWTFANNCNGGLYQIDAEFLRELAPRWEKWALWVLEQRELQGAYAVHADQLGFGLAMWELGENVAPLPTAKNFPTHLPPDSYAADGTAPAILHYHDRLAPDGMLLPLGVPRADERVRLVNDVLSAERRASFDNARFWNFRYREHAALGSGLGSRGRAADEKRRLIASVIAVTSPGSVLDVGCGDLFVTGELPIAAYVGLDVSAEAIRIARARRADWHFITGDVLSAALDPADVVLCFDVLIHERDAHRYRAAVSRLAALAKHTLVVAAYNQEPWLTSAMTFYHEPISRTLRESGAFESLEIIGGYRDTTVLRAERRAEPDAV